CCTGCTGCGGATGCTCGCCGGGGTGGAGAAGCCGGACACCGGCGAGGTGATCCCCGGCCACGGCCTGAAGGTCGGCTACTACGCCCAGGAGCACGAGACGCTCGACCCGGAGCGCACCGTCCTGGAGAACATGCGCTCCTCGGCGCCGGACACCGACCTGGTGCAGATCCGGAAGATCCTGGGTTCGTTCCTGTTCTCCGGCGACGACGTCGACAAGCCGGCCGGTGTGCTCTCCGGCGGTGAGAAGACCCGTCTGGCCCTGGCCACCCTGGTGGTCTCCAGTGCCAACGTGCTGCTGCTCGACGAGCCCACCAACAACCTGGACCCGGCGAGCCGCGAGGAGATCCTGGGCGCGCTGCGCTCCTTCACCGGCGCGGTCGTCCTGGTGACCCACGACGAGGGCGCGGTGGACGCGCTCCAGCCGGAGCGCATCATTCTGCTGCCGGACGGCGTCGAGGACCTGTGGAGCCCCGCGTACGCGGATCTGGTTTCGCTGGCCTGACCGGCGAGTAGACGCCGGATCAGCTGTGTGTCGTAGATAAACCCGTCTTCGGACGGCTTCGGGAATGCCGGTGTGCGGCATTCCGTTGGGAACGGCCCCGTCGCACTTCTGCGGCGGGGCCGTCCGTTCTGATCAGCCCATTCACCGGATCTCCCGGGATTTCCGGGGGCGCGTGCACCCAGGGTGAGCGCCCTTGTGCACTGCGGACACCACCGGCAGACTGCGCTTTCCCCGCATCGACCTTGTCGAATGGGTGGCCAGGAGACCGGCGATGGGTGATCATGGGAATCTGACCGAGCACAGCTACGAGGAGGCACGGGTGGCCGAGACTCTGAAAAAGGGCAGCCGGGTGACAGGTGCCGCGCGTGAGAAGCTCGCGGCCGATCTCAAGAAGAAGTACGACTCCGGGGCGAGCATTCGCGCGCTGGCGGAGGAGACGGGCCGCTCCTACGGCTTCGTGCACCGCATGCTCAGCGAGTCCGGAGTGAACCTCCGGGGGCGCGGCGGTGCCACGCGCGGCAAGGGCAAGGCGACTGTGGCAGCAGGTTCCTGACGACTCATCAGATCGTTCGGCGGTACGGCCTCGGAGCGGCCCCGCCGGGTCGCGCAGCGTGCGGCGACCGCAGCGCGCAGATGCGCGGGCGATCATGCTCCGGACGAGACGGCGGCCGGGTTCCCCGGGCCGCCGTTCGTCGCGTCCGGCCCCGGAGGGAGGATTCCGCGGTCGGCTCTGGCCGCCCGGGCCGGGCTTTGTTACTCTCCAGTAGCTCTACTGTCCGCCGCTGGAGGTACCCCCATGACCGCTCCCGTCGTCGACACCGACCCACAGCAGTGGGAGGAGCACGGCGTCCGTCTCGACGTCGAGGGTGAACTGGCGCTGGTGACTCTCTGTCACCCGAAGCGCCGCAACGCCCAGACCCCGGCCATGTGGCGCGCGCTCGCCGCCGTGGGCCGCAGCCTGCCCGGCACCGTCCGGGTGGTGCTGCTCCGCGCCGAGGGCGTCTCCTTCTCGGCGGGCCTGGACCGCCAGATGTTCACCCCCGAGGGAATCCCCGGCGAGCACTCCTTCGTCCGGCTCGCCTCCGGCACCGACGCCGAGACGGACGCCGCGATCGCGGAGTACCAGGAGGCCTTCACCTGGTGGCGCCGCGCCGACCTGGTCACCATCGCCGCCGTCCAGGGGCACGCGGTCGGCGCCGGCTTCCAGCTGGCGCTCGGCTGCGACCTCCGGGTGGTCGCCGACGACGTCCAGTTCGCCATGAAGGAGACCTCGCTGGGCCTTGTCCCGGACCTCGCCGGCACCAAGCCGCTCATCGAACTGGTCGGCTACGCCCGGGCGCTGGAGATCTGCGCGACCGGCCGCTGGGTCGGTGCCGAGGAGGCGGCCGCGACCGGCCTCGCCAACCTCGCCGTCCCCGCCGGCGAGCTCGACGGTGCCGCCCGCGACCTGGCCGCCGCCCTGCTGGCCGCGCCGCGCAACGCGGTCATCGAGACCAAGGCACTGCTCCAGGGCGCCGGCGGCCGCTCCTACGACGAGCAGCGGACGGCCGAGCGGGCGGCCCAGACCCGCCGGATGCGCGACCTGGCCGGCATCGGGGACTGAACCCTGCCGTTCTCGGCCTCCGGGGCCCGGGCCGCACCGCGCGGTCCGGGCCCCGGTGCGTCCGGCCCCGGTGCGTCCGGGCCCGGAGCCTCCGGGCGCCGTCCGGATGCAGATCCGGCGCGCGCGGTTCGTGGCGGAATGTCAGAGTTGGGGGTGATTTGCGATATAGCTGGAGACGCAACCACAGGAGACGCAAGCCATGCCGCAGACACCCACCCCGGCCGACCTGCAGAAGCCCCACGCCGACCCTTCCGCGACCACGGCGAGTGAGCGGGGCCGCACGGCCCTCGCCGTCGGCGTCGTCGAGAAGATCGCCGGCATGGCCGCCCGCGAGATCTCCGGGATCCATGCGCTCGGCTCCGGATTCAGCCGTACCTTCGGGGCCATGCGCGACCGCGTGCCCGGCTCCAAGTCGGGCGGCGTCGGCCGGGGGATCAAGGCGGAGGTCGGTGAACGGCAGACCGCCATCGACATCGCCCTGGTCGTCGAGTACGGGGTGGTCATCCCCAAGCTCGCCGCCGACGTCCGGGAGAACATCATCGTCTCCGTCGAGCGGATGACCGGTCTGGAGGTCGTCGAGGTGAACATCTCGGTCAACGACGTCCACCTGCCGGACGAGCCCGACGAGGACGAGGACGCGGACTCCGGCCGCCGCGTCCAGTAGCACCCGGCACCAGCCGTACCGCAGGACCGCAGCGTCGGCGCGGCCCGCAGGACCCGCAGCACCCCACCCCCGCCGTACACGAGGAGGAGCGGATGAACCTGGCCCTGGTCGGCCTGCTGGCCGGCATGGCCCTGGGCTTCGCCGGATACTTCGGCGGTTTCGCCGCCTTCCTGCTGGTCGCGGCGCTGGGGGCGGTGGGCTTCGTGCTGGGCCGGCTGCTCGATGGTGACACCGACCTCGGAGACCTCGGAGACCTGCTCCGGGGCCGTGACCGGCGCCGGTGATGGCCACCACCGCGGCCGCACCGGCCCCCGCGGCCGGCTGCGGATCGCCGACCGGGTGTACAGCGGGATCGCCGAGCAGGCCGTCCGGGAGGCGCTGGCCGACGAGTGGGCGCGCCGTTCCGCGACGGGCGCCCCGCCGAAGGCGTCGGTGCTGGTGGTGGGCGGCAGCGCCCGGGTCACCCTGCACCTCGACCTGCCCTACCCGGCGGACCTGGCCCGGCTCTCCGGGCTGGCCCGTGACACGGCCGCCGCCCGGGTCGCCGAGCTGACCGGCACGCCGGTCGGCTCGGTCGCCGTCCTGGTGGAGCGGCTCGTCCCGGCGGGCCTCGCGTGACCGGGCCCGAGACGCCGCCGGACCCGGATGCCGAGCCCGAGGCCCGGGCCGACGCCGGGGCGGGGCGGCCGGTGCAGGGCCGGCCCGCCGCCGGGCCGCCCGACGACGCCCCGCCGCCCGACGACGCCCCGCCGCCCGACGCCCCGCCGCCCGACGCCCCGCCGCCCGACGGCCTGCCGGACGACGGTCCCGCGCCGGCCGAGGAGTGGCCCGCGGTAAGGATCCGGCGTCCGCGCGCCCCGCGCACCGTCCTCACCGCCGTGGTCGTCACCTGCGTCCTGGTGGCGGCGGGCGCCGTGCTCTACGACGCGGTGGCCGCACGCACCGGGCACCCGGCCCGGCAGTGGCGCGCGACCCTGGAGCAGGAGCTCGCGGACCGGCAGTTGCAGGACCTCCCGGTGCTGATCGGCGCCGGGATCGCGGCCGTCGTCGGGATCGTGCTCTGTTGGGCCGCCTTCGCCCCGGGGCTGCGCCACTGGCTGCCGCTGCGCAGACCCGGCGCGGTGGTCCACCGGGACGCCGTCGGCACGCTCGTCCGGACCCGCGCCGCGGACCTGCCCGGCGTCGAGCGGTGCAAGGTCAGGGTGCGCCGCCACCGGGCCAAGGCCGTCATCACCGGCTCCGCCGAGCCGGCCGAGGTGCAGCGGGCGCTGCGGGCCGAACTCGCCCGGGTGCCGCTCGCCGGCGCCTACCGCCTCGACGTCCGCACCCGGCCGGGCCGCCCCGCCCAGCCGCACGACCGCCGCCACGGCCACGGCCGGCTCGCCCAGGAGGCCTCCCGATGAGCCGGTCGGCGGTCAACCGGACGATCCTCGCCGTGGTCGGCATCCTGCTGCTGGGCGGCGGGCTGCTGGCGATCGCCGGCGGCCTGGACCTCTACGGCAGACTGGGCGTCACCGTGCCGAACGGGTGGCCGTTCAGCCGCCCGGAGCAGGCGGTGCTCAGCCCGGGGGCCCGGATGCACTGGTCGGACATGGACTGGTGGTGGCCGGTGGTGCTGGCCGTCCCCGCGCTGCTGGTGGCGGGCTGCCTGTGGTGGCTGTTCGCCCAGCTGCACCGCACCGGCCCCTCGACGGTGGAGGTGCCCGTCCCGGACGGTGCGGGTGTGGCGCTGCGGTTGCGCGGCCGGGCACTGGTGGACGCCGTCGAGACCGAGACGGTGGCGCTGCCGGACGTCGAACGGGTCACCGCCAAGGTGGCCGGCGGCCCGCACCGGGTCGCGCTCCGCACGGCCGTCCGGCTCGCCCCCGGCGGCGGCGTGGGCACGGTGCTCCGTGCGCTCGACGCCGGACCGTTCGCCAACGCCCGCACCAGCCTGGGCCTCGCGGAGCTGCCGGCCGAGGTCCGGGTGAAGGTGGCGCCTCCGCACTCCGAGCGCCGTCGGCGGCGGGCCGAGCGCCGCCGCCGACGGGTGGTCTGACCATCCGTCAGAGGCCGCGCAGCGCGCCGCCGTCCACCGGCAGCATGACGCCGGTGAGGTAGGAGGCGGCCGGCGAGAGCAGGAAGGCCGCGACCCTGCCGAACTCCTCCGGGGTGCCGTAGCGACCGAGCGGGATCGCCGCACTGGAGCGGGCCCGGGCGGCGTCCGCGTCGCCGCTCATCGCGTCGAGCTCGCGCACCCGGTCGGTGTCGATCCGGGCCGGCAGCAGCCCGACCACCCGGATGCCGCGCGGCCCGAGCTCGTCCGCGAGCGACTTGGCGGCCATGGCCAGGCCCGGCCGCAGGCCGTTGGAGACGCCGAGGCCGCCGATCGGCTCGCGGACGGACGCCGACAGCACGAAGGCGATCGCACCGCCCTCACCGAGCACCTCGGCCGCCGTCCGGGCGATCCGCAGGGCGCCGAGGAACACCGACTCGAAGGCCGTCCGCCACACCTCGTCGCCGACCTTCGCGACCGGTCCGGCGGCCGGCCCGCCGACGCTGATCAGCACGCCGTCGAGCCGGCCGAACCGCTCCTGCGCGGCGGCGACCAGGCGGCCCGCGGTGTCCGGGTCGGCGTTGTCGGCGACCACGCCGTGGGCGTGGCCGGCCCCGCCGAGCGACTCCACCGCCGAGGCCACCGACTCCTTGCTGCGGCCGCTCACCACCACCCGTGCCCCGTCGGCGACCAGGGCGCGGGCGGAGGCCAGCCCCAGCCCCCGGGTGGCGCCGGTCAGTACGTACACCCTCTGCTGCAGTCCGAGATCCATGGGGCCCATCCTGCCCGGTCGCCGCCGGGCGGGTGCGGACCGGGCCGGTCAGCTGACCGGCACGCCGGGGTTCACCAGGCCGTCGCCGCCGGTCACGGTGTTGTCGGCGGTCACGGTGGCCGGGCAGGAGACCGCGTCGTAGTCGGTGAGGTCGAAGGCGTACCGGCCGGTGCCGGTCGCGCCGGTCAGGTCCGACCGGTTGCCGCGGAAGACGGTGCCGCAGCCCCAGCCGGGGAACTGGCTGTGCGCCTGGTAGCCGTCGTTGGTGGTGCGGCTGCCGGTGTTGTTCTCGATGACGTAGCCGTTGCCCTTCACGTCGACCCAGGAGTCGTCGTAGTTGCCGCCGGTCAGCCCGCTGCCGTCGAAGGTGTTGCCGGAGACGAGGCCGCCGGTGGTGCCCTCCTTGAGGTCGACGTTCTCGCCGCCGATGTTCGGGCCGATGGTGTTGCCGGTGATCTGCACGTGGTCGCTGGTGTCGGTGAGGGTGTTGGCGGTGCCGACGTACACGCCCTCGCCCTTGCCGTCGCCGGCGGTGCCGGTGTCGTGCACGGTGGAGTCGCGCAGCACCCCCAGCTGCTGGAGGTGCGGAAGTGCACGCCCTCCATGGTGGTGTGGTGCACGGTCACCGCGTCCAGCTCGACGTGGTCCGCGGCGTCCACCACGATGCCCTTCTGCGCGCCGGTGACGGTGACGCCGTGCACCGTCCAGTACGCGGCGCCGTTGAGGTGCAGGCCGTAGCCGCCGCCGGTGCTGGTGGTGAGGACGGCGTTCGGCGAGCCGGTCAGGGTGATCCGGGCGGTGGCGGTGCCCCGGGCGGTGGCGGTGAAGTTGCCGGTGTAGGTGCCGTCGGCCAGCCGGATGGTCTGCCCGGGGACGGCGGCGTCCAGCGCCGCCTGGAGCTGCTTGCCGGTGCTGACGTCGACCGTGCCGCCGCCACCGGTCGGGGAGGCGCTCGGGGAGGTGCTCGGGCTGCCGCTCGCCGTCGGGGTCGCCGTCGGGGTCGCCGACGGGCTCGCCGAGGGGGCGGGGTCGGGGAGGCGGGAGCCGAGGTGCTGGGGGCGGGGTGCCGCCCGTGGTGGCGGTGAGCGAGACGTCGTCCACCCCGTACGCGCCGGCCGCGTACCAGCCGCTGAGCGTGACGGTCATGGTGTCCGCGGTCGCCCCGGTGGTGAACGTCCGGGTCAGCAGCGTCCAGCCGGTGGAATTCGTCCAGGTCGAGGTGGAGACGCCGCTGCCGGCCGCGGCCAGGGTGACGTACGGGCCGCGGACCCAGGCGCTGAGCGTGTAGCCGGTGTTCGGCCGGACGGCGACCGTCTGCGCGCAGGGCGCGAGGTCGTTGCCGCCGGGGGTGGCGGTGAGCGCGTAGGCGCCGGAGTGCGGTGCGGCGGTGCCGACGGCGGCTGCCCCGGTGCAGCTCCACGGCGCCGCGGCGCCGGACTCGAAGCCGCCGTTCACCAGCAGCTCTCCGGTCGCGGCGCCCGCGCGGTCGGGCAGCAGGGTCAGGGCGGCCGCGGCGAGCAGCAGCGGGGCGGCCGCGGCGGCGGCGCGCATGCGTCGGGCGGACTGCGTCATGGGTCGCTCCGTGGGGGAGAGCGTGCCGGAAGGGCGGTCGACCCCACACTGTGGACTAGACCAAAGCGGCCGTCAACCCTGCCGCGGCCCGCCCTGCCGCGGCGTCGAGTCCCTTCAGGCGTCGACGAGTTCGCCGTCCTGGCCGGCCTTGGCGCGCTCGGCCGCGATCTCCTTCGCCTCCCGGCGGGCCAGCACCACCAGCCCGACCGGGACCAGTGCGGTGAACAGCCACCACTGCACCGCGTACGCCATGTGCGGGCCGATGTCGGAGTGCTCCGGCTCGGGCAGCACCTCGGGGTCGCGCCCGCGGCCGGCACCGAGGAGGCCAGCTCCAGGTAGCCGCCGAGCAGGGGCGCACCGGTCGCCTTCGCCTGCTGCCCGCTGTTGATCAGCTTGAACTGCCGGTCGGGCAGGCCGCCGCGGTCCCGGATCCCGCTGCTCGCGGTGGTCTCGTCGGCCCGCAGCCGGCCGGTGACCGTCACCCGGCCGCTCGGCGGCGCCGGCACCGTCGGATAGCTGGTCGCGTCCGAGCCGGACTCCACCCAGCCCCGGTTGACCAGCACCTCGCCCTTGCCGTCGGCGAGCTTCAGCGGGGTCACCACGAAGTAGCCGATGCTGCTGCCGCCCGGCTCCGTCCGCCCGCGGATCACGAACTCGTGGGCGGCGTCGTAGCTGCCGACCGCCGTCACCGCACGCCAGGTCTGCCCGGTCGGCACCGCCCAGCCGGGCGTGGAGAGCGAGTCGAAGGCGACCGGCGCCGCCGTGAGGTTGCGGCCGATCAGCGCGTTGCGGGCCACCCGGGCCTCGTGCCGGTGCAGCTGCCAGAACCCCAGCCGGATCATGGTGGGGATCAGCAGCAGCCCCACCAGCGTGATGGCAGCCCAGCGCCAGGACAGCAGAAATCGGTACACACCCGGCACGCTACGCCCTACTTAACGCCCGACCGGACACCGGGGTGGGGTGCGACCTCGCGCAGCAACTGGAGGAAGGCGTCCTCGCCGACCACCGGCGTGCCGTGCTCCCGGGCCTTGCGGGCCTTGCCGCTCCAGCTGTCCGGCTCGTTGGTGACCAGCAGGCTGGTGAGCCGGCTCACCGAGGTGGCGATGTGCAGCCCGGCCTCGATCGCCCGGTCCTCCAGCAGCTCCCGCTCGGTCGCGGTGTCGCCGGTGATCGCCACCCGCATGCCCTGCATCAGCGGGGTGCCGTCGCACCAGCGCCCCGGGTTCGGGTACGGGCAGGGCGGCCGCTTGCGGCTCGGCCGGTACGAGGAGGCGAAGGATCCGCGGGCCGGCGCGGGGAGGACTCCTCGCCGAGGTCGGTGACCGCGACGCAGGTGGTCAGCGGCAGCGGCAGGCCGACCTGCCGGGCCAGCCGCAGGCTGGGCCGGAACGCCTCGGCGAGCACCCGGGCGTCGTCGAGTGCGTTGTGGGCCTGGCGCTGCTGCACGCCGAAGTACTCCGCGAGCGAGGACAGCTTGCCGTTCGGCAGCGGCAGGCCGAGGTCGCGGGAGAGGACCATGGTGCACAGCCGCTGCTCGACCGGGGCGCGCAGCCCGGCCCGGGAGTACTCGCGGGAGATCATGTTCCAGTCGAAGAGCGCGTTGTGCGCCACCATGACCCGGTCGCGCAGCCGCTCCGCGAGCTCCTCGGCGATCTCCGGGAAGGTCGGGGCGTCGGCCAGCATCGCGCCGGTCAGGCCGTGGATCCAGACCGGGCCCGGGTCGCGCTCGGGGTTGACCAGGGTGTACCAGTGCCCGGTGACCTCGCCCTGGGCGTCGAGCTGGTAGACGCCCGCCGAGATGACCCGGTCGGACCGGCCGAGCCCGGTGGTCTCGACGTCGACGACGGCGAAGCCGGGGCCGGCCTCGGCCGCGGGCCGCTGCGCCGGGAACGGCGCGGGCGCCGGGTCGTTCCACGGTGACTGGATCGCATGCATGGTGCACCACTCTAAGGGCGACGGGCGGGTGGTCAGGCCGCTTCCCGTGCGGAGGGTGGGCCCGGCCGGGCCGGAATAGAGTGGTCGTCGGAGCGGTCGTACTACCGTGCGGGCGTCCCCGGGTCGTCCGCACCCCGACGACCGTCCGTCTCCCCGTGAAGGAATCCCCATGCGTGCCACCGTGATCCACGGCCCGAACGACATCCGGATCGAGGAGGTGCCGGATGCCGCGGTGCGGCGTCCGACGGATGCGGTGGTGCGGGTGGTGAACGCCTGTATCTGCGGCAGTGACCTGTGGGCGTACCGGGGGGTGGCGTCGCGGGTGGCGGGTCAGCGGATCGGTCACGAGTTCCTGGGTGTGGTGGAGGAGGTCGGCGCTCAGGTGCGGGGGTTCCGGCCGGGTGATTTCGTGGTGGCGCCGTTCGTGTGGTCGGACGGGACGTGCGACTTCTGTCGTGAGGGGTTGCACACGTCGTGTCCGGAGGGCGGGTTCTGGGGCGAGGTGGGGTCGGACGGCGGGCAGGGCGAGGCGGTGCGGGTGCCGTTCGCGGACGGCACGCTGGTGGCGCTGCCGAAGGACGCGGTGGGTGAGGAGAAGCTGCTGCCGGGGCTGCTGGCGCTGTCGGACGTGATGAGCACGGGGCATCATGCGGCGGTGACGGCCGGGGTGCGGCCGGGGGCGACGGTGGCGGTGGTCGGCGACGGTGCGGTGGGGCTGTGCGGGGTGCTGGCCGCGCACCGGCTGGGTGCGGGCCGGATCATCGCGCTGGGGCGGCACGAGGCGCGTACCGCGATCGCGCGGGCGTTCGGTGCCACCGACGTGGTGGCCGAGCGCGGTGAGGCGGCGATCGAGGCGGTGAGGGAGCTGACCGGCGGGCAGGGCGCGCACGCCGTCCTGGAGGCGGTGGGCACGGAGGAGTCGATGCGCACCGCGATCTCGATCGCCCGTGACGGCGGCGCGGTCGGCTACGTCGGGGTCCCGCACGGCGGCAGTGCCGGCGTCGACATCGGCCAGATGTTCGGCCGCAACGTCTCGCTGCGCGGCGGGGTGGCGCCGGCCCGGGCGTACATCCCGGAGCTGCTGCCGGACGTGCTGTCCGGTGCGATCGACCCGGGCCTGGTCTTCGACCGGACGGTCGGCCTGGACGGGGTGCCCGACGGCTACCGGGAGATGGACAACCGCACCGCCCTCAAGGTGCGGATCGCCCTCTGAACGCAGTCTTCTGACGCATCGTCACGACGGGGCGGCGCCGGGCTTCCGGTGCCGCCCCGTCGTGCCGCGCGGACGGTTTTCGGCCAGATCGCGTCGCCTCCGCGGCCGATCGTGCGTGGGCGCTGTCATGAGCGCTGCGGCGGATCTAGCATGCAGCGGCGCGCAGCTGTGATCCCCCTCACACGCAGCCCTGCCCGTGGACCGCCCGCGCACCCGAAGACGTCAGGAGGACCCCGCGTGGACAACCCGCCGACCGAACAGACGACCGGTACCGCAGAGGCTCAACGGATCGAGGAGGGACCGGAGTTCCGCGAACTGCGGTCGTCCTTCCGGGCCTTCGCCTTCCCGGTCGCTGCAGGATTCATCCTCTGGTACCTGCTGTACGTCCTGCTCTCCGGCTACGCCCCCGCCTTCATGGCCACCAAGGTCGTCGGCCACATCAACGTGGCGCTGGTGCTCGGCCTGCTGCAGTTCGTCTCGACCTTCGCCATCGCGGCCTGGTACGCCCGGTTCGCCGGCCGCCGGCTCGACCCGCCGGCCGCGGCCATCCGCGCCGCGCACGGCCCCGCCGTCCACGCCCCCGGGAGGCCGCCGAATGACCGCTCTGGCCAGCGCCGCGACCGACCACCGCGGCCTCACCATGACCCTGTTCGGCCTCTTCGTGCTGACCACCCTCGGCATCACGATCTGGGCCGGACGTCAGACCAAGGACGCGGCGGACTTCTACGCCGGCGGCCGCGGATTCACCGGCTTCCAGAACGGCCTCGCGATCTCCGGCGACTACATGTCCGCGGCATCGTTCCTCGGCATCGCCGGCGCCATCGCGCTGTACGGCTACGACGGCTTCCTCTACTCGATCGGCTTCCTGGTCGCCTGGCTGGTCGCCCTGCTGCTGATCGCCGAGCCGCTGCGCAACTCCGGCCGCTACACCATGGCCGACGTGCTGGCCTTCCGGATGCGGCAGCGGCCGGTGCGCACCGCCGCGGGCGTCTCCACCATCATCGTGTCGATCTTCTACCTGCTGGCCCAGATGGTCGGCGCCGGTTCGCTCGTCGCGCTGCTGCTCGGCGTGGAGGGCGACGGGGCCAAGCGCTGGACGATCGTCGCCGTCGGCGCGCTGATGGTGGTCTACGTCGCGATCGGCGGCATGAAGGGCACCACCTGGGTGCAGATCGTCAAGGCCGTGCTGCTGATCGCCGGTACCGCGCTGATGACCATCCTGGTGCTGGCCAAGTACCACTTCAACCCGTCCACCCTGCTCGGCGCGGCCTCCGACGCCAGCGGCAAGGCCGGCTCGGCGTTCCTGGAGCCCGGCCTCAGG
The Kitasatospora paranensis genome window above contains:
- a CDS encoding helix-turn-helix domain-containing protein, with translation MAETLKKGSRVTGAAREKLAADLKKKYDSGASIRALAEETGRSYGFVHRMLSESGVNLRGRGGATRGKGKATVAAGS
- a CDS encoding DUF6286 domain-containing protein, giving the protein MTGPETPPDPDAEPEARADAGAGRPVQGRPAAGPPDDAPPPDDAPPPDAPPPDAPPPDGLPDDGPAPAEEWPAVRIRRPRAPRTVLTAVVVTCVLVAAGAVLYDAVAARTGHPARQWRATLEQELADRQLQDLPVLIGAGIAAVVGIVLCWAAFAPGLRHWLPLRRPGAVVHRDAVGTLVRTRAADLPGVERCKVRVRRHRAKAVITGSAEPAEVQRALRAELARVPLAGAYRLDVRTRPGRPAQPHDRRHGHGRLAQEASR
- a CDS encoding zinc-dependent alcohol dehydrogenase family protein; this translates as MRATVIHGPNDIRIEEVPDAAVRRPTDAVVRVVNACICGSDLWAYRGVASRVAGQRIGHEFLGVVEEVGAQVRGFRPGDFVVAPFVWSDGTCDFCREGLHTSCPEGGFWGEVGSDGGQGEAVRVPFADGTLVALPKDAVGEEKLLPGLLALSDVMSTGHHAAVTAGVRPGATVAVVGDGAVGLCGVLAAHRLGAGRIIALGRHEARTAIARAFGATDVVAERGEAAIEAVRELTGGQGAHAVLEAVGTEESMRTAISIARDGGAVGYVGVPHGGSAGVDIGQMFGRNVSLRGGVAPARAYIPELLPDVLSGAIDPGLVFDRTVGLDGVPDGYREMDNRTALKVRIAL
- a CDS encoding enoyl-CoA hydratase/isomerase family protein; this translates as MTAPVVDTDPQQWEEHGVRLDVEGELALVTLCHPKRRNAQTPAMWRALAAVGRSLPGTVRVVLLRAEGVSFSAGLDRQMFTPEGIPGEHSFVRLASGTDAETDAAIAEYQEAFTWWRRADLVTIAAVQGHAVGAGFQLALGCDLRVVADDVQFAMKETSLGLVPDLAGTKPLIELVGYARALEICATGRWVGAEEAAATGLANLAVPAGELDGAARDLAAALLAAPRNAVIETKALLQGAGGRSYDEQRTAERAAQTRRMRDLAGIGD
- a CDS encoding SDR family oxidoreductase gives rise to the protein MDLGLQQRVYVLTGATRGLGLASARALVADGARVVVSGRSKESVASAVESLGGAGHAHGVVADNADPDTAGRLVAAAQERFGRLDGVLISVGGPAAGPVAKVGDEVWRTAFESVFLGALRIARTAAEVLGEGGAIAFVLSASVREPIGGLGVSNGLRPGLAMAAKSLADELGPRGIRVVGLLPARIDTDRVRELDAMSGDADAARARSSAAIPLGRYGTPEEFGRVAAFLLSPAASYLTGVMLPVDGGALRGL
- a CDS encoding alkaline shock response membrane anchor protein AmaP gives rise to the protein MSRSAVNRTILAVVGILLLGGGLLAIAGGLDLYGRLGVTVPNGWPFSRPEQAVLSPGARMHWSDMDWWWPVVLAVPALLVAGCLWWLFAQLHRTGPSTVEVPVPDGAGVALRLRGRALVDAVETETVALPDVERVTAKVAGGPHRVALRTAVRLAPGGGVGTVLRALDAGPFANARTSLGLAELPAEVRVKVAPPHSERRRRRAERRRRRVV
- a CDS encoding Asp23/Gls24 family envelope stress response protein encodes the protein MPQTPTPADLQKPHADPSATTASERGRTALAVGVVEKIAGMAAREISGIHALGSGFSRTFGAMRDRVPGSKSGGVGRGIKAEVGERQTAIDIALVVEYGVVIPKLAADVRENIIVSVERMTGLEVVEVNISVNDVHLPDEPDEDEDADSGRRVQ